GGTGAAAAGGGTGGGATGAAGTCATATGAGTTGGATAGTTCTGATCCATTTTGGGTGGCAAATGGGTTGTTGGAATTCCCTGAAGTTGCAGTGGAGATTGAGGCTCAATTGAATAAGTATAAGAAAGATGTTGATGAGGTGAATAGGAGGACTGGTGGGAATGATGGGGCTGAGTTTGATGGAACAGACTTGATGGGGAACACAAAGCATTTGATGAATGCAGTAAACTCACTGCCTGAGTTGACAGAGAGGAAGCAGGTGATAGACAAGCACACCAATATTGCGACTGTTTTGTTGAGTGAGATCAAGGAGAGATCTCTTGATTCTTATGCAAAAAAGGAGAATGACATGCTGATCAAGGGAGCTATTGATCGGAACGAGCTCCTTGGTGTGCTTAGAGGGAAAGGGACAAAGATGGATAAACTGCGGTTTGCTATTGTGTATCTGATCTCTTCGGAAAGCATTAACCAGTCGGAAGTGGAATCAGTGGAAGCAGCACTCAAAGAGTCTGAGGTCGATACTAGTGCATTTCAGTATGTGAAAAAAATGAAGTCATTGAATGTCTCAATGGCATCAGCAAATTCAGCTAGCAGAAATAACATTGTTGACTGGGCTGAGAAAATCTACGCGGTGACAGCTGGTGTGAAGAATCTCTTATCTAGTGATAGGCAACTGGCATTGACAAGGACAGTGGAAGCCTTGATGGAAGGGAAGCCGAATCCTGAAATTGATAATTACCTCGTGTTTGATCCTCGTTCTCCTAAGTCAAGTTCTGGTAGTAGTAGTCATTTGAAAGGGCCATTTAAGGAAGCTATTGTGTTCATGATTGGTGGTGGTAATTATGTTGAGTACGGGAGCTTGCAAGAGCTTGTACAGCGTCAGCAGCCTGTCAGGCATGTTATATATGGAACTACAGAAATTCTCACAGGAGTGGAGTTTATTGAGCAGCTTACACAGTTGGGGAATAAGATGGGATTTGGGAGTAGCACTGCTGCTCCAAGTCATTAATATAGATGTGTATTACATGCTCTTTGAAGCTTGCAGTTTGGAAGCTTATACATGGTTGAGGAGGTCCTGTGGAAAGTTGAGATGCAATATGTAATTGAACATTAGCCTGAAGCTACTATCTCAGAACAAATGCAGAAATTGTTGGACAatgcatttctttctttgattctGAGGCAAGCATGGTGGTTTTGGATTGACTGTCTTTCTGGATCTTGAAGTATGCCTCTTTATCTTTCAACATAGTGAGTAGTTTCTTCCATTGAAGAGCTATATTTGACTTTATTGAATTAAGTTTCTGTGGTTAGAAAATATTCTTATACATGATTACTTGTATTCTGAACCAATCACCAatcttcaaaatgaaaattttgcttggtccatattttcttatatatgtatgtttttAAGTAGTAATAATGGTAATAAAGGACAGTAGGTTATGCCCTTGAGCTGCAAGATTTTTGGCAACTTAATGTTCTAGTTGGATGCGCTTCACTCTTCTGCCTAATATTTTCAATTCATTATACATTTTTCATTGAAGTCTCAAAATTTGTTCAGCTCAAGAACCTTCTtcaaacttatatatatatatatatatatatatatatatatatatatatatatatatat
This portion of the Castanea sativa cultivar Marrone di Chiusa Pesio chromosome 7, ASM4071231v1 genome encodes:
- the LOC142643763 gene encoding SEC1 family transport protein SLY1-like, which translates into the protein MALNLRQKQTECIIRMLNLNQPLNATGTANEEVYKILIYDKFCQNILSPLIRVKDLRKHGVTLYFLIDKDRKPVHDVPAVYFVQANQSNVQRIIADASRSLYDSFHLNFSSSIPRPLLEDLASGTLSSDSIQRIAKVHDQYLEFVTLEDNLFSLAQKSSYVQLNDPSAGDREIEEIVERIVTGLFSVLATLAVVPIIRCPRGGPAEMVASALDLRLRDHLLSKNNLFTEGGSFASSFQRPILCIFDRNLELSVAVEHDFRYRPLVHDVLGLRLNRLSVQGEKGGMKSYELDSSDPFWVANGLLEFPEVAVEIEAQLNKYKKDVDEVNRRTGGNDGAEFDGTDLMGNTKHLMNAVNSLPELTERKQVIDKHTNIATVLLSEIKERSLDSYAKKENDMLIKGAIDRNELLGVLRGKGTKMDKLRFAIVYLISSESINQSEVESVEAALKESEVDTSAFQYVKKMKSLNVSMASANSASRNNIVDWAEKIYAVTAGVKNLLSSDRQLALTRTVEALMEGKPNPEIDNYLVFDPRSPKSSSGSSSHLKGPFKEAIVFMIGGGNYVEYGSLQELVQRQQPVRHVIYGTTEILTGVEFIEQLTQLGNKMGFGSSTAAPSH